One part of the Mycolicibacterium aromaticivorans JS19b1 = JCM 16368 genome encodes these proteins:
- a CDS encoding MMPL family transporter — protein sequence MQGITRPEGTPIEHTSIPFLMDMQNAGMQSSLKFMKARVDDLLKQVKMLDRQIALMKRMYELQKQLNAITHDSFVTTTEMSQVVKLLMGSAADFDDFFRPIRAYLYWEPHCYDIPICWSIRSIFEAIDGISQINDKMKEMLVQFGALDELMPQLLQQIPQMITIMEGMRDMMLKMHSTMSGTFGVLDDSNADTGAMGQAFDAAQDDDSFYLPPEVFQNPDFQRAMSAYLSPDGKSARFIISHKDDPASPAGIASISQIRTAAEEALKTTPLQGAKISIAGTAATFKDFSDGSKYDLWIAAVGALCLIFIIMLIITRSLIAALVIVGTVALSLGASFGLSVLLWQYILGIKLHWMVLPMSVIVLLAVGSDYNLLLVSRIKEELSAGINTGIIRAMGGTGKVVTNAGLVFAFTMAAMVASDLQIIGQVGTTVGLGLLFDTLVVRSFMTPTIAVLLGRWFWWPQRVRPRPASFMLRSQGTRASTRAYMLPREDDEPVTAEIPRATV from the coding sequence GTGCAGGGAATAACCCGCCCCGAAGGAACGCCGATCGAGCACACCTCCATCCCGTTCCTGATGGATATGCAGAACGCGGGCATGCAGAGCAGTCTGAAGTTCATGAAGGCCCGCGTGGACGACCTGCTCAAGCAGGTCAAAATGCTCGACAGACAAATCGCGTTGATGAAGCGCATGTATGAATTGCAAAAGCAACTCAACGCCATTACGCACGACTCGTTCGTCACGACTACAGAAATGTCCCAAGTAGTCAAATTGCTCATGGGCAGCGCGGCTGACTTCGACGACTTCTTCAGGCCAATCCGTGCTTACCTGTACTGGGAACCGCACTGCTATGACATTCCGATCTGCTGGTCGATACGATCGATTTTCGAAGCGATCGATGGCATCAGCCAGATTAATGACAAGATGAAAGAGATGCTCGTCCAGTTTGGCGCATTGGACGAACTGATGCCCCAGCTCCTTCAACAGATCCCGCAGATGATCACGATCATGGAGGGCATGCGGGACATGATGCTGAAAATGCACAGCACCATGTCCGGCACGTTCGGCGTGTTGGACGACTCAAACGCCGACACCGGCGCCATGGGGCAGGCTTTCGACGCCGCGCAGGACGATGATTCCTTCTATCTGCCGCCTGAGGTTTTCCAAAATCCGGATTTTCAGCGGGCGATGAGCGCCTACCTGTCCCCCGACGGCAAATCCGCGCGATTCATCATCTCCCACAAGGACGACCCGGCGTCCCCGGCCGGCATCGCGAGCATCTCCCAGATACGAACGGCCGCCGAGGAAGCCCTCAAGACCACACCGTTGCAGGGCGCCAAGATCTCGATCGCCGGCACCGCAGCGACGTTCAAAGACTTCAGCGACGGCTCCAAATACGACCTCTGGATCGCGGCGGTCGGCGCGCTCTGCCTGATCTTCATCATCATGCTGATCATCACCCGCAGCCTGATCGCAGCCCTAGTGATCGTTGGCACGGTTGCACTGTCGCTGGGCGCTTCGTTTGGGCTCTCGGTGCTGCTCTGGCAATACATCCTGGGCATCAAACTGCATTGGATGGTGCTGCCGATGTCGGTGATCGTGCTGTTGGCGGTGGGCTCGGACTACAACCTGCTGCTGGTATCCCGAATAAAAGAAGAATTGTCCGCGGGTATCAACACCGGCATCATCAGGGCCATGGGCGGCACCGGCAAGGTGGTGACCAACGCCGGCCTGGTGTTCGCGTTCACCATGGCCGCGATGGTCGCCAGCGATCTGCAGATCATCGGTCAGGTCGGTACCACTGTCGGCCTCGGCCTGCTGTTCGACACCCTGGTGGTGCGGTCGTTCATGACGCCGACGATCGCCGTGCTGCTCGGCCGGTGGTTCTGGTGGCCACAGCGGGTTCGTCCGCGTCCGGCCAGCTTCATGCTCCGGTCGCAGGGAACTCGTGCGTCGACGCGGGCCTACATGCTGCCGCGCGAGGACGACGAACCCGTCACGGCCGAAATCCCAAGAGCGACAGTCTAG
- a CDS encoding IS256 family transposase, whose amino-acid sequence MTTVHDIDLQQVLTERLTAAHPDVLRELLSMFIHTLMGAEADALCGAGYGERSGERTNHRNGYRHRDFDTRAGTLDIAIPKLRQGSYFPDWLLERRKRAERALTTVVATCYLLGVSTRRMDKLVGTLGISGLSKSQVSVMAKELDTAVEAFRTRPLDAGPYTFVAADALVLKVREGGRVVNVHALIATGVNAEGYREILGIDVTTAEDGAGWLAFWRSLTARGLSGVKLVTSDAHAGLVAAIGATVPGAAWQRCRTHYATNLMAITPKSSWPWVRTLLHSVYDQPDADSVAAQYDRIIDALADKLPKVAEHLENARADLLAFTAFPKQIWRQIWSNNPQERLNKEIRRRTDVVGIFPDRGALIRLVGAVLAEQHDEWAESRRYLGLDVLSKSQAVQNSPTEQEATTEALTA is encoded by the coding sequence ATGACCACTGTCCACGATATCGACCTGCAGCAGGTCCTGACCGAGCGACTCACCGCCGCTCATCCCGACGTGCTGCGCGAGCTGCTGTCGATGTTCATCCACACCCTGATGGGTGCCGAGGCCGACGCACTGTGCGGCGCCGGCTACGGCGAGCGCAGCGGGGAGCGAACCAACCACCGCAACGGCTACCGCCACCGTGACTTCGACACGCGGGCAGGCACATTGGACATCGCCATCCCGAAACTGCGGCAGGGCTCCTACTTCCCCGATTGGCTGCTGGAACGACGCAAACGCGCCGAGCGGGCCCTGACCACGGTGGTGGCCACCTGCTACCTGCTGGGCGTCTCGACGCGGCGGATGGACAAACTGGTCGGCACGCTGGGCATCTCCGGGCTGTCGAAATCGCAGGTCTCGGTGATGGCCAAGGAACTCGACACCGCCGTGGAGGCGTTCCGCACGCGGCCACTCGATGCCGGGCCGTACACGTTCGTCGCGGCCGATGCCCTGGTCCTCAAGGTCCGCGAGGGCGGTCGCGTGGTCAACGTGCATGCGCTGATCGCGACCGGTGTGAACGCCGAGGGTTACCGCGAGATCCTCGGCATCGACGTCACCACGGCCGAGGACGGGGCGGGCTGGTTGGCGTTCTGGCGATCGCTGACCGCCCGCGGCCTATCCGGGGTCAAACTGGTCACCTCCGACGCGCACGCGGGGCTGGTGGCCGCGATCGGCGCCACCGTGCCTGGCGCGGCCTGGCAGCGCTGCCGTACGCACTACGCCACCAACCTGATGGCCATCACCCCGAAGTCGTCGTGGCCGTGGGTGCGCACGCTACTGCATTCGGTGTATGACCAGCCGGACGCTGATTCCGTTGCTGCGCAATATGATCGGATCATCGACGCGCTCGCCGACAAGCTCCCCAAGGTCGCCGAGCACTTGGAGAATGCTCGCGCGGACCTGCTGGCGTTCACCGCGTTCCCCAAGCAGATCTGGCGCCAAATCTGGTCCAACAACCCCCAGGAACGGCTGAACAAGGAGATCCGCCGTCGCACCGACGTCGTCGGCATCTTCCCCGACCGGGGCGCCCTGATCCGCCTCGTCGGTGCCGTCCTGGCCGAACAGCACGACGAATGGGCCGAATCCCGGCGCTACCTCGGCCTGGACGTCCTCAGCAAATCACAAGCCGTCCAGAACTCACCGACAGAACAGGAGGCCACCACAGAGGCGCTCACCGCCTGA
- a CDS encoding condensation domain-containing protein — MTGAAAAVPMPLMHTVELNAGTVETADGPRLRAGWTWALSALDQVQVTRLSDLWFDALAGICAHVRGGGGGLTPSDIAPAQLTQPQIDELCVTHDVADILPLTPLQEGLLYHAGIAHGCGDDVYAVQMAVSLSGRLDPYRLQEAVEVAVARHPNLAARFSRRYGEPVQLVPANPEVPWQYVDLSRDTTDRAERISRLYAAERAAVCDLAGQAGFRAALIRIAPDQHWLVVTNHHILLDGWSVSVLLQEVFAGYYGQRLPAAVPYRRFISWLADQDREAARSAWREALAGFDTPTLVGARDLKPAGPRGVTSLRVPSNITSALNELARNHHTTISTVLQAAWAQLLIAMTGRRDVAFGVVVAGRPAEVAGADAMVGLLINTVPLRVTVSPESTVADLLDQLQNNRGRTLEHEHLGLNEIHRVVGRHELFDTVFVYENYPTDTSLLSGADGLAVTEVESRDYYHYPLTVQAVPGDELDLRIQYRADVFDDNDIQRLIAQVEQALAAMVDSPGGPLSPLGDWDKPTPPAPAADDPHEHSDPATDLEATLCGIYARVLDIERVGVNDSFFDLGGDSLSAMRLIASVDAAFDLQLPPHALLEAPTVRGLSQRLG; from the coding sequence GTGACCGGTGCCGCGGCGGCGGTCCCCATGCCGTTGATGCATACCGTCGAACTCAACGCCGGCACAGTGGAAACCGCAGACGGCCCGCGCCTGCGCGCCGGCTGGACATGGGCGCTGTCCGCGCTGGACCAGGTGCAGGTCACCCGGCTGTCCGATTTGTGGTTCGACGCGCTCGCCGGAATCTGCGCGCATGTGCGCGGCGGCGGAGGGGGCCTGACGCCGTCGGACATCGCGCCCGCACAGCTGACTCAGCCGCAGATCGACGAACTCTGCGTGACCCACGACGTCGCGGACATCCTGCCGTTGACTCCGTTGCAAGAGGGGTTGTTGTACCACGCCGGCATCGCGCACGGTTGCGGCGACGACGTGTACGCCGTGCAGATGGCGGTCAGCCTGAGTGGGCGGCTCGATCCGTACCGGCTGCAGGAGGCCGTGGAGGTTGCGGTTGCTCGCCATCCCAACTTGGCGGCGCGATTCTCGCGGCGGTACGGCGAGCCGGTGCAACTCGTCCCCGCCAATCCCGAAGTGCCATGGCAGTACGTCGATCTGAGCCGTGATACGACCGACCGGGCGGAGCGGATCTCCCGGCTGTATGCGGCTGAGCGTGCCGCGGTGTGTGACCTCGCCGGGCAGGCGGGCTTCCGCGCCGCATTGATCCGCATCGCACCCGATCAACATTGGCTGGTCGTCACCAACCACCACATCCTGCTCGATGGCTGGTCGGTGTCGGTGCTCCTGCAGGAGGTGTTCGCCGGCTACTACGGGCAGCGACTGCCCGCGGCGGTGCCCTATCGCAGGTTTATCAGCTGGCTTGCTGATCAGGACCGGGAAGCTGCTCGGTCGGCGTGGCGAGAGGCTTTGGCGGGCTTCGATACACCGACCTTGGTCGGAGCTCGGGATCTGAAACCGGCGGGGCCGAGAGGTGTTACCTCGCTTCGCGTTCCCTCGAATATCACGTCGGCTCTCAACGAACTTGCTCGCAACCATCACACCACCATCAGCACGGTATTGCAGGCCGCCTGGGCGCAGCTGCTGATCGCAATGACCGGTCGGCGTGACGTCGCCTTCGGCGTTGTGGTCGCAGGGCGGCCGGCTGAAGTCGCCGGCGCGGATGCCATGGTGGGCCTGTTGATCAACACCGTTCCGCTGCGCGTGACCGTCTCACCCGAGAGCACCGTCGCGGATCTGCTCGATCAACTGCAGAACAATCGCGGCCGCACACTGGAACACGAGCATTTGGGACTCAACGAGATTCACCGGGTCGTCGGCCGGCATGAGCTGTTCGACACCGTGTTCGTATACGAGAATTATCCGACTGACACATCCCTGTTGTCGGGTGCGGACGGGTTGGCAGTCACCGAGGTCGAGAGCCGTGACTACTACCACTACCCGCTCACCGTTCAAGCGGTGCCGGGCGACGAGCTCGATCTTCGGATCCAGTACCGAGCGGATGTGTTCGACGACAATGACATCCAGCGACTGATCGCTCAAGTCGAGCAGGCTTTGGCCGCGATGGTGGACAGTCCCGGTGGCCCTCTGAGTCCGTTGGGGGACTGGGACAAGCCGACGCCGCCCGCGCCGGCGGCGGACGACCCGCACGAACACTCTGATCCCGCGACCGATCTCGAGGCGACTTTGTGCGGCATTTACGCCCGGGTGCTCGACATCGAACGCGTCGGGGTGAATGACTCGTTCTTCGACCTGGGCGGCGACTCACTGTCGGCGATGCGCCTCATCGCCTCGGTCGACGCCGCATTCGATCTTCAGCTACCGCCCCACGCCTTATTAGAGGCACCGACGGTGCGAGGACTCAGCCAGCGGCTGGGATAG
- a CDS encoding metal-dependent hydrolase: MTDLQVRKMRFAFADYPVPFNWNPSDPAFSLATNMLSFLFLAIEKMISATVHEALPTITDPEVAEEALAFVRQEGQHSMAHRQHAKGLIKAYPALQETLDEVMAEYDELTVSKPLNYRLAYIADLEATFTPTFSMMLNNADTLFAPGDDRVASLFLWHFVEEIEHRSSALIIYDAVVADPWYRMRLAPEVFQHGGAVMVKAANSFNRLIPLEERKVDATSIFGSELWKSTLVKQFPFLQKYRLFAMSENGPTYRIYSQIPLREQFAVAFGVMCSQIPGHKPAKAKMPALAKEWLARYDAGYDVTRWYTAANNDQASQG, from the coding sequence GTGACCGATCTGCAGGTACGAAAGATGCGATTCGCCTTCGCCGATTATCCCGTCCCATTCAACTGGAATCCTTCCGATCCCGCGTTCTCCCTGGCAACGAACATGCTGTCGTTTCTGTTTCTCGCCATCGAGAAGATGATCAGCGCCACGGTCCATGAGGCGCTGCCCACGATCACTGACCCCGAGGTTGCCGAGGAGGCCTTGGCCTTCGTCCGCCAAGAAGGCCAACACAGCATGGCGCATCGTCAGCACGCCAAGGGACTGATCAAGGCCTACCCCGCCTTGCAGGAGACCCTCGACGAAGTGATGGCGGAGTATGACGAGCTGACGGTGTCCAAGCCTTTGAACTATCGCCTGGCATACATCGCTGACCTCGAAGCGACGTTCACGCCCACATTCTCGATGATGCTCAACAATGCCGACACCCTGTTTGCGCCCGGTGACGATCGCGTGGCCTCATTATTCCTCTGGCATTTCGTCGAAGAGATCGAGCACCGCAGTTCCGCGCTCATAATCTACGATGCCGTCGTCGCCGACCCCTGGTATCGGATGCGGCTGGCGCCGGAGGTTTTTCAGCATGGTGGGGCGGTGATGGTGAAGGCAGCCAACAGCTTCAACAGGCTCATCCCACTGGAGGAGCGGAAAGTCGACGCCACATCGATATTCGGCAGCGAGCTGTGGAAATCGACACTGGTCAAGCAGTTTCCCTTCCTGCAGAAGTACCGCTTGTTCGCTATGTCCGAGAACGGACCGACATACCGGATCTATTCACAAATTCCGCTGCGCGAGCAGTTTGCGGTGGCGTTCGGCGTCATGTGCAGCCAGATTCCGGGCCACAAGCCCGCCAAGGCGAAGATGCCGGCTCTCGCCAAGGAATGGCTGGCCCGCTACGACGCCGGCTACGACGTGACGCGGTGGTACACCGCTGCGAATAACGATCAAGCGTCGCAGGGATAA
- a CDS encoding methyltransferase family protein: protein MNAVLRVAALGLGQLVAIGLLLFASAGTFDYWQAWVFLAVFAVTAWLPSIYLQVMNPVVLQRRMRSGPIAEGRTVQKIVMLGLYGSLVAICVVGGLDHRFGWSAVPSALSVIGSALAGAGLIVTVLVAVQNTYASTTVQVESGQKVVSTGLYGLVRHPMYTGNVLILVGLPFAVGSFWALGFVMPGIAVLATRIHDEEKLLGDELDGYREYTQKVRSRLIPYMW from the coding sequence GTGAACGCCGTTCTCAGAGTGGCCGCACTCGGCCTCGGCCAACTCGTCGCGATCGGACTGTTGCTGTTCGCGTCGGCAGGCACGTTCGACTACTGGCAGGCGTGGGTGTTCCTGGCAGTTTTCGCCGTGACCGCCTGGCTGCCCAGCATCTATCTGCAGGTCATGAATCCTGTTGTACTGCAACGACGAATGCGGAGCGGTCCGATCGCTGAGGGCAGGACCGTGCAGAAGATCGTGATGCTCGGCCTCTACGGCTCACTGGTGGCGATCTGTGTCGTCGGCGGCCTGGACCATCGCTTCGGATGGTCTGCAGTGCCGTCCGCGCTGAGCGTGATCGGTAGCGCGCTGGCCGGCGCAGGCTTGATCGTGACGGTGTTGGTCGCCGTTCAGAACACCTACGCGTCCACGACTGTCCAGGTGGAGAGCGGCCAAAAGGTCGTCAGCACCGGCCTATACGGGCTGGTGCGTCACCCGATGTACACGGGAAACGTCCTGATCCTCGTCGGCCTGCCGTTCGCTGTCGGCTCATTCTGGGCGCTCGGGTTCGTCATGCCCGGCATTGCCGTACTCGCCACCCGCATCCATGACGAGGAGAAGCTGCTCGGCGACGAGCTTGACGGGTATCGCGAGTACACCCAGAAAGTCCGATCCCGACTGATCCCGTACATGTGGTGA